From Microplitis mediator isolate UGA2020A chromosome 11, iyMicMedi2.1, whole genome shotgun sequence, one genomic window encodes:
- the LOC130677287 gene encoding uncharacterized protein LOC130677287 — translation MKFLQFILIGVMCITIDSKNFTKNILFENCKNTDWWVKNISPSLPVDNKINFEAEVGFGEKTASSGHLIKYTLTNCSDLWCKSHENLTVEGLNCAVNSTEVEKEPCLIAKILVDWTQNATNLRNLSVKKLKNGCVNYDVAQPVEKKPNPLAPGSLFEPFIKNIPMNPALAK, via the exons ATGAAGTTTTtacagtttattttaataggtGTAATGTGTATTACCATCGATTCTAAAAAT ttcactaaaaatatattatttgaaaattgtaaGAACACTGATTGGTgggtgaaaaatatttctccATCATTGCCtgtagataataaaatcaattttgaaGCCGAAGTAGGATTTGGTGAA aaaactGCAAGTTCTggtcatttaataaaatatacattaacAAATTGTAGCGATTTATGGTGCAAAAGtcatgaaaatttaactgtCGAAGGACTTAATTGTGCAGTTAATAGTACGGAAGTTGAGAAAGAACCTTGTTTAATAGCGAAG ATTTTGGTAGACTGGACACAGAATGCAACGAATTTAAGAAACTTGagtgtgaaaaaattaaaaaatggctgCGTCAATTATGACGTAGCTCAGccggttgaaaaaaaaccaaatccACTCGCTCCTGGCTCGTTATTTGAACCgtttattaaaaacattccAATGAATCCTGCTTTGGCAAaatag